In the genome of Luteitalea pratensis, the window CGGCTATTCGCCCGCCGAGGCGATGTTCCTGACGCGTGGCATCGACCCGCTCGGCAAGGTGATCCGCGTCGGGCGCGATTCCTACACGGTCGTCGGCGTGATGGACAAGCGACCCGCAGCGCTCGGCGACGCCAACGGCTTCGCGGTCATCCCCTATACGACGTACGAGAAGCGCTACCCGACGCCCAGGTTCCGCGGCATCGTCTTCCGGCCGCTCACCATCGTCGTCTCGTCGGCCGAGGGCGTGAACGTCGACGAACTGCGCACCGAGATCGAGTCGATCATGCGGGCCCGCCACCGGCTCAAGCTCGGTGAGGAGAACGACTTCGACACGGTGACCGCCGACTTCATCGTCGCGTTCCTGCGGCAGTTCACGAAAGCCGTCGTGCTGGCGCTGTTCGTCATTTCCTCGATCGCCCTGATGGTGGGCGGCATCGGCGTGATGGCCATCATGACCATCTCGGTCACCGAGCGGACGCGTGAAATCGGCGTTCGCAAGGCACTCGGCGCGCGTCGTCGCGAGATCCTGGTGCAGTTCCTCATCGAGGCGGTCTTCCTGACGATGCTCGGCGGGCTGCTCGGCATCGCGCTGGGCGCCGGGATCGGCTATGCCGTGAACGTCTTCGCGGGCTTCCCCGTCTCACTGCCCCTCTGGTCGTTCGCGCTGGGCGTCGGCTTCTCGGCGACGGTCGGCATCCTGTTCGGGATGCTGCCGGCGGTGAAGGCCTCCAAGCTGGATCCCATCGAAGCCTTGCGGTACGAATAGGCGGCGGCCGTCGTCATTCGGCCGTCGGCCTTCGAAGGCCGAAGGCCGGTCTCGTGGGACGAGGGTGCCGAAGGCCGAGCCGTGGCTGCCCTTGTTCCCCCGGCGGCTCTGTCATAGCATCGCGGCGTGTAGCTCGTTACTCCGTCGAGGGTGCTCATGCCCACCTATGCAGCGGCGTCCATTCGCAACGTGGCAGTCGTCGGCCACAACGGCTCCGGCAAGACCCAGCTCATCTCCGCGGTGCTGTTCACGGCTGGAGCCACGACCCGCCTGGGCCGCGTCGACGACGGGACGGCACCCACCGACTTCGACGAAGAGGCCATCGTCCGCAAGCACACGCTGGCCGCGACGCCGGCCTGGCTCGACTGGCACGGCACGAAGGTCAACCTCGTCGACACACCCGGTTTCGGCAACTTCCTGAGCGAAACGGGCGCCACACTGCGAGTGACCGACGCCGCCCTCGTGGTCGTCGACGCGGTGGCAGGTGTGGAAGTGCAGACCGAACGCGTCTGGGCCCTGGCCAACGATGAGCGGCTGGCGAAGTTCGTCGTCGTCAATCGCCTGGATCGCGAGCGTGCCAGCTTTGTGACCGCCCTCGAGGATCTGCATGCCGCCTTCGGACGATCCCTCGTGCCGGTGCAGTTGCCGTACGGCGAGGAGAAGGGCTTCCGCGGCGTCATCGACCTGGTGGCCCAACGGGCCTACACCTACGAGGGCGGCACCGGGCGTGGCAAGCCGGTCGCCATCCCGGAAAGCATCGCGGCCGAGGCCAAGAACGCCCGGGAAGCGCTGGTGGAGCTCGTGGCGGAAGCCGACGACGACCTGATGTCGCGGTTCTTCGACGAGGGGACGCTCAGCGACGACGAACTGGTGGCGGGGCTGCGGACGGCCGTGCGTACGGGTGCGGTCGTACCGGTGTTCTGCGCCTCCGGGGCCGAGAACATCGGTACCGATCGCCTCCTCGAGGCGTTGGTGCACTACACGCCTTCACCAGTGGATCGGCCGCTGCCGGCCATCGAGAAGTCGAGCGGGGACGCGATCACGACGTTGGCCGACGAGAGCGGCCCGACGCGTGTGTTCGTGTGGAAGACGGTGGCCGATCCATTCGCTGGCCGCATCTCGCTGTTCCGGGTCGTCACCGGCATCGTGCGCAACGACAGCACGCTGACCAACCTCACGCGCGGCACCCAGGAGCGTATCGCCCACCTGATGGCCCTGCAGGGCAAGACGCAGGCCCAGGTGACCGAACTGCACGCGGGTGACCTTGGCGCGATCGCCAAGCTGAAGGATGCCCAGACCGGCGACACGCTCTCGGACAGGGCCGCCGACCTGACGTTGCCGCCGATTGCGTTTGCGGCGCCACTGATGTCGTATGCCCTCGAGCCCAAGTCACGCGGGGACGAGGACAAGATCAGCACGGCGCTGCATCGGCTCCAGGAGGAAGACCCGACGATTCGGACCGATCGGGATCCCCGCACCCACGAGCAGCTGATCTCGGGGCAGGGCCAGATGCACCTCGAGGTGACGGTCGCGAAGTTGAAGCGGCGCTTTGGCGTCGACGTGACGCTGAAGCTGCCACGCATCCCGTACCTCGAGACGATCACGGCCAGTACGGAGGCGCATGGCCGCCACAAGAAACAGACCGGCGGCCACGGCCAGTTCGGCGATTGCAAGATCCGCGTCGAGCCGCTGCCGCGCGGCGCCGACTTCCAGTTCGAGGACGACATCTTCGGCGGATCGATCCCGCGACAATACGTGCCGGCCGTGGAGAAGGGCATCCAGGAGGCCCGCACGCGCGGCTTCCTCGCCGGGTTCCCGATGGTCGACTTCAAGGCCACCGTGTTCGACGGCTCGTTCCATCCCGTGGACAGCAATGAACTCGCCTTCAAGATGGCGGGATCGATCGCCTTCCGGGACGCGATGACACGCGCCAGGCCAGTGCTGCTCGAGCCGATCATGCAGGTGGAGGTACACGCCCCGAACGAGTTCGCCGGCGACCTGATGGGCGACCTCAACGGCCGCCGCGGCCGGATCAGCGGCATGGAGGCGCGTGGCCACGCGACGGTCATCAAGGCACAGGTCCCGATGTCGGAGATGCTCACGTACGAGCAGCACCTGACCTCGGCGACGGGTGGGCGCGGGTCGTACCACATGGCGCACTCGCACTACGAGGAGGTGCCGGCTCACCTGCAGGCCAAGATCGTGGCGGCGCACAAGACCGAGCACGGCGTCGAACACAGCGAGGCGTAGGAAGGGTCACCGATCGGGTACCGGGTACCGGGTACCGGGTACGGCCCTACGGAACCGGGCCGGAACACGACGACCGCGGCCCGAACCCATTCCATGCGGGCACGTGAGCGGAACGTCACACCGCCTGAGGTACGCTGTGTGGCGATGAAGTCGCGCCGTCTGCTCCTTTCGTCGTCGCTGCTGTGTGCCGGACTGTACGTGGTCGTGGCCGGTCAGCCGTCCTCACCGGCACCAGCCGCGAGCGCCCTGCGCTGGTTCAAGGGCAACACCCACACCCACACGCTGAACAGCGACGGCGACAGCTCGCCTGACGACGTCGTGCGCTGGTACCGGGACCACAAGTACAACTTCCTTGTCCTGACCGACCACAACTACCTGACGTCGGTCGATGGCCTCAATGCCCTGCACGGAGCCGACGACAAGTTCCTGGTGGTCAAGGGCGAGGAAGTGTCGTCCGGCTTCCAGAGCAGGCCGTTGCACATCAACGCCCTCAACCCCGATCGGCTCGTCCCGCCGAGCCGCGAGGGCTCGACCGTCGCCGCGGTGCTGCAGAACAACGTCGATGCCATCCGCATGGCGGGCGGCGTGCCACACATCAACCATCCGAATTTCGGGTGGGCGATCACAGCTGACGACCTCGCAGGACTCCGCAACAACAAGCTGTTCGAGGTCTACAACGGCCATCCCATGGTCAACAACGCCGGGGGCTCCGGGCACCCGAGCCTCGAGCAGACCTGGGACACGCTGTTGTCCCGGGGCATCCTCCTGTTCGGCCTCGCCACCGACGATGCCCACGAGTTCAAGAAGCTCGACGACCTCTCGTCGTCGCGGCCGGGCATGGGCTGGGTGATGGTGCGGGCCGAGAAGCTCGAGGCGAAGGCGATCGTCGCCGCGATCGAGCGCGGCGACTTCTATGCGTCGACGGGCGTCGAACTGGCCGCCTACGAGGCCACCGCCACCGCGATCACGCTGAAGGTGAAGCCGCGGCTGTGGGGCTCGCAACCCAGCGAGAACATGTGGGCGGGCTACCGCATCACGTTCATCGGGAAGGGTGGCGCGGTGCTCCAGGAGGTCGAGGGCACTGACGCGACCTACACCGTGAAGGGCTCGGAAGGCTACGTCCGCGCGCGGATCACGCAGTCGGATGGCAAGGCCGCGTGGACGCAACCGGTCGTGGTGGGCAGGTAACAGGATGCCGGACAGAAACAGGAAGGAGGCGGTCATGTCGCGTCGTTTCCTCCTCTTGTTCTCGCTGCTGTGTGCCGGTCTGTATGCGGTCGTGGCCGGTCAGCCCGCACCGTCGGCGCCAGCGGCCGGGTCTCTCCGCTGGTTCAAGGGCAACACGCACACGCATACCCTCAACAGCGACGGCGACAGCACGCCCGACGAAGTGGTTCGTTGGTACCGGGAGAATCGCTACAACTTCGTGGTCCTGACCGACCACAACTTCCTCACCGACGTCACCGCGCTCAACGCGGTGCACGGCGCCGACGAGAAGTTCCTGGTCATCAAGGGCGAGGAAGTGTCGTCGCGATTCGATTCGAAACCGCTGCACATCAACGGGCTCGATGTCTCGCGCCGCATCGAGCCGCTTTCGGGGAGCAGCGTCGCCGACGCGCTGCAGAAGAACGTCGACGCCATCCGCGCGGCCGACGGCGTGCCGCACATCAACCACCCGAACTTCGGGTGGGCCATCACCGCCGACGAACTCGCCACGGTTCGCAACAACCGCCTGTTCGAGATCTACAACGGGCATCCGAGAGTGAACAACCTCGGGGGCAACGGTCATCCCGGCCTCGAGGAGATCTGGGACACCCTGCTCTCACGTGGTGTCGAGCTGTATGGGATTGCCGTCGACGATGCGCACCACTTCAAGCGGCTCGGCGACCTGTCATCCTCGCGCCCGGGCATGGGCTGGGTCGTCGTCCGCGCTCCCCGGCTCGAGGCGCGTGCGATTCTCGCGGCGATGGAGCGTGGGGATTTCTACGCCTCGACCGGCGTGGAGTTGAGCGACTATCGCGTGGCCGACGGCACGATGACCGTGTCGATCGACCCGGTCCCGACGTCGGGTTATCGCATCCGGTTCATCGGCAAGGGCGGCACGGTGCTCGAGGACGTGCAAGGCCCGACGGCAACCTACCGCATCAAGGGCACCGAAGGTTACGTGCGCGCGAAGGTCATCGAGTCCAACGGCAAACAGGCGTGGATGCAGCCGGTCATGGTGGGTAGGTAAACACGAGCCGGCCTTGGGCCTTGGACCTTGGGTTACCCGAGTCCCGAGAGTCCCGAGTCCCGAGTCCCGGCGTTAGGCGTTAGGCGTTAGGCGTTGCTGGAGATATGCGTCACCAAACATGGTGGTGCGGATGCGCTCTCGTTCGCCGGGCCTGAGGCTGCCGAAGTCACTGAGCAGCCGCAGCGCGAAGAACACCCAGAAGAATGACTGCGTGGTGCCCGTGAAGAGCATTGCCGGCCATCCGAGCAGGACGCACAGCATCAGCACCGCGGTGCGGCTGCCCTGCCACGCGACCCCGGTTTCGAGCCAGGTCACCGAACGTACCGGGGCGATCGCCGAGTCCAGCACCGCGCTACCGAGCAGGGCCACGGCCATCCATGTCACCCGGTCGATGTGCATGGCCGCATCGAAGGTGGCGCGTCCCTTGTCGACCTCGATGAAGGTGACCGCGCCAAGCAGCACCGCGCAGCCCACACTGAATGGGAACACGAAGATCAGCAGGACCTTGAGCACTTCGAGCAGACGCCGCGCCGCGTCCGCGTCGGCACGCATCGCCCGGCGGCTGACGCCGACCCGCGCGGCAATCAGCGCCGAGGCCAGGAGCGTCTCCAGCAGGAAGAGCAGCATCGCCAGGGATACGCTCTCGTCCTTCACGAGCGCGAGCGCCGGGAAGAAGAAGGACACGACCGACCACAGGCCGTGGCCAGCGCCGAAACGCGGGCCGAGCGCCTGCCAGGCATGGGACGCCATCACAGGGTCAACGCCACAGCCTGGTGCGGGCGAACGGTCCACGGGCCTGAAACGACAAAGGCCGCGTCGTGTGACGCGGCCCTTTGAACCCGGTACCCGATACCCGGGACCCGTCGAATGGCGGCGGCCGGGCTCGGAGAGCCGGCCCTACCTACTCGTCCTTCTTGGCGCTCTTGCGGGCGCGCTTGGGCTTCTCGTCGCCTTCCGCGGCGCCTTCGTCCTGGAGCTTCTTGACGGCTGCCCGGGCGCGGCCACGGAGGCCCTTGGGCTGTTCGGCGGCGCCCTCGGCGTCGGCGGTGCCGGCGTTCGGGTCGTACTCGCTGCCAACCAGTTCGATCTGGGCGACCTCGGCTGCATCGCCACGACGGTGGCCCAGCTTCAGCAGCCGCGTGTAGCCACCCGGACGCTCCACGAACCGTGGCGCGAGGGTGTCGAACAGCTTGGTGACGACCTTCTTGTCGGCCACGTCACGGGCGACGAGGCGCTCGGCCGTCATCCGGCGCAGGCGCTTCTCTTCGTCGGTCCCCTGGGCGACGAGGCTGCGCTTGGCCACCGAAATCAGCCGCTCGACGTACGGGCGGAGTTCCTTGGCCTTGGGCAGCGTGGTCTCAATCCGCTCGTGGCGGAGCAACGCCTGGGCCTGGTTGCGCAGGAGGGCGATGCGGTGCTCGGTCACGCGTCCGAGCTTGCGATGGGCAACACCGTGTCTCATGGTCTGTTCTCGGCCTACGGCCTACGGCCTGCAGGCTACGCCTTGTAGCCAGCAGGCTGTAGCCTGCAGCCTGTCCGATTTTACTGAGCTGGCTGCTCCACGCTCATGCCGAGGCTGAGACCCATGGTCTGGAGGATCTCCTTGATCTCGTTGAGCGACTTGCGGCCAAAGTTCTTGGTCTTGAGCAGGTCGTTCTCCGTCTTGGCCACCAGCTCCCGGATGGTCCGGATGTTGGCGTTCTTCAGACAGTTGTACGAACGGACCGACAGCTCGAGCTCTTCGATGCTCTTGTCGAGGTGCTCGTTGCTCTCCTCGGTGAGCGTCGCGGGGGTGGCATCGCCGCCCTCGCCGACCACGACGTCGTCGTCGTCGTCGCCGCCGAAGATGAAGAGGTGGTCGCGGAGCAGCTGCGCCGCCAGTTCGATGGCCTCGGTCGGCGTGATGGCGCCGCTGGTCGAGACCTCGAGGGTCAGCTTGTCGTAGTCCGTGTTCTGGCCCACGCGCGCCGACTCGACCAGGTAGTTCACCTTGCGGACCGGCGAGTGCACCGAGTCCACGGGGATCCAGCCGATGCCGAGATCCTCGTCGAAGTTGCGGTCGGCCGACACGTAGCCGCGCCCGTTCTTCAGGCGCAGTTCCATGTACAGCTTGCCGCCCTCGGACACGGTTGCGATGTGCGCGTCGGGATCGAGGACCTCGACCGACTGGTCGACCTCGATGTCACGCGCGTGCACCGGCCCGGGCTTGTCGATGCGCACGTACAGCATCTTGACCTCGTCCCCATGCAGCTTGAACGGCACCTGCTTGAGGTTGAGGATGATGTCGGTGGCGTCTTCCACGACGCCCTCGACGGGCGAGAACTCGTGCTGGACACCCTCGATCTTCACCGCGGTGATCGCCGCGCCCTCGATGGACGACAGCAACACCCGGCGCATCGCATTGCCGATGGTGGTACCCCACCCGCGCTCGAACGGCTGCGCGGTGAACCGTCCGAATCGGCCGGTCTGGCCCTCGCGGTCGACGTCGAGACGCTTCGGGCGCTGGAACCCCTTCCACAGCATCGATGTAGTCCTTTCCAGTCAGAATAAAGGCCAGGGACTCTGCGCGTCTGCGCTCGAGACCCGCCTGGCCGCCGCCGGTCACCCCGGCAGGCTGACGGACATCCGGCAAATCTGCCGGACACAGTCCGGCAGCTACTTCGAGTAGAGCTCGACGATCAGCTGCTCCTGCACGGGCAGGTTGATCTGCTCGCGCGTCGGCAGCGACACCACGCGACCCGAGGACGCCGCCGCGTCGAGGGAGAGCCACTCCGGAATGCCGCGGCCCTTCACTTCCTCGATGGCGTGGAGAATCGCCGGGTTCTTCTCGCTCGACTGCCGCAGCGCGACGACATCGCCCTGGCGCAGCTGGTAGGACGGGATGTCCACCTTCTTGCCGTTGACGAGGAAGTGGCCGTGCTTGACGAGCTGACGCGCCTGCGGTCGCGAGGTGGCGAACCCGAGGCGGTAGATCGCGTTGTCGAGGCGCCGCTCGAGCAGCTGCAGGAGCGTCTCGCCGGTGATCCCACGCTGGCGATCGGCGGCCTCGAAGTAGCGACGGAACTGGTTCTCCAGCACGCCGTAGGTGCGCTTGACCTTCTGCTTCTCGCGCAGCTGCAGGCCGTAGCCGAGCATCTTCGCCTTGCGTGCCTTGCCGTGCTGCCCCGGCGGGAGGTTGCGCTTCTCGATCGCGCACTTCTCCGTGTAGCAGCGTTCACCCTTGAGGAACAGCTTCATCCCCTCACGCCGGCAGAGGCGGCAGACGGGTCCGATATATCGAGCCATGTACTTCGTGTCCTTCTCACGACGCGCGCCGGAGCGCGCGGAACAGCACGCCGCTGGCGTGCCCTCCCTTTTGGACGACCGTGACCGTCAAGAGGCGCGCTAGACGCGACGCTTCTTGGGCGGCCGGCAGCCGTTGTGCGGAATCGGCGTGACGTCGCGGATGGTCTTCACGTCCAACCCGACGTTTGAAAGAGCGCGGACGGCCGATTCGCGACCCGCACCCGGTCCCTTGACACGCACCTCGATCGAGCGCATTCCCACGCCCTTCGCGGCGGTGCCGGCATTCATGGCCGCCTGCGTGGCGGCAAACGGTGTGCCCTTGCGCGATCCCTTGAAGCCGATCGCCCCGGCACTCGACCACGACACCACGTTGCCCTCGGCATCGGTGATCGTCACCAGCGTGTTGTTGAACGAGGCCTGGATGTGGGCCACGCCGCTGTGGACGACCTTCTTCTCGCCGCGCTTCTTGAACACCTTCTTGCGGCCTGCCGCGCCTGACTTCTTCTCGTCTGCCATGGTCCTACACCGTCTTCTTCTTCGCGATGGCGCCCTTGCGCGGGCCCTTTCGCGTACGCGCGTTGGTCTTCGTGCGCTGGCCACGCACCGGCAGGCTGCGGCGGTGCCGCAGGCCGCGGTAGCAGCCGATCTCCATCAAGCGCTTGATGTTGAGCGAGACTTCCTTGCGGAGGTCGCCCTCGACGCCGCCCACTTCCTCGATCACCTTCGAAATGGCGCGCACATCCTCTTCCGTGAGGTCCTTGACCCGCACGTCCGGGCTCACGCCCGATGCCTTGAGGATGTCGCCCGAGCGCTTGCGCCCGATGCCGAAGATGTAGGTCAGTCCGATCTCGACGCGCTTGGTACGCGGAAGATCCACGCCTGCGATACGTGCCATGCCCTATCCCTGCCGCTGCTTGTGCTTCTGGTTATCGCAAATCACCCGCACGACACCGCGTCGCCGGACAATCTTGCACTTCACGCAAATGCGCTTCACCGATGCTCTGACCTTCATAGCTCCCTCTCGCCAGGCCGTCGGTAGGGACGCCTCTCCGAGGCGTCCATCGCCGTCGCCGCGGCGTCCTCACGGCCGGCTCGGAGAGCCGGCCCTACCTAAGCCTTTCTACGATCCGGCCGCGCGTGACGTCCAACGGCGACACCCGCACAACCACCCGATCCCCCACCAGGATCCGCACGAAGTTCCTGCGGATGTCCCCGGTGCCGTGCGCAGTGATCACGTGCCCCGAATCGAGGCTGACGCGATAGAGCGCCTGCGGCAACTGCTCGATGACCGTGCCGCGCAGCCCGTCATCCTCGCGGGCCATGGCGACTTGAAATCATGAAATTCTGAGATTCTGAAATTTCAGACTTGCAGAAGTTCAGAATTTCACCTCTCTCCCACCGCCGCCGGCGCCGTCCTGAGCGTCAGGATCTCCGCGCCCTCGGCCGTGACCGCCACCGTGTGCTCGAAGTGCGCCGACAGCAGGCCGTCCGCCGTCACCGCCGTCCAGCCGTCCGACAACACCCGCACCGCCGCGCGTCCCGCGTTCACCATGGGCTCGATCGCGAGCACCATGCCCTCGGACAACCGCGGCCCGCGTCCCGCCGGTCCGTAGTTGGGAATCTGCGGCTCCTCGTGCAGCTTCGTGCCGATGCCGTGACCCACGAACTCCCGGACCACCGTGAACCCCTGGGCCTCCACGTAAGCCTGGACCGCATGCCCGATGTCGGACACTCGCGCGCCCGGCCGGACCGCGTCGATACCCCGGTAGAGCGAGGCGTCGGTCACGTCCAGTAACCGCTGCGCCTCGGCGCTGATCGCGCCCACGCCCACGGTCACCGCCGAGTCCCCGTAGTACCCGTCGAGCTTCACCCCCATGTCGATCGAGAGGATGTCGCCCTCCACCAGCGCCTGCCCCGACGGGATGCCGTGCACCACCTCGTGGTTGCGCGACGCGCAGATGGTTGCGGGAAACCCGCGATACCCCTTGAACGCCGGCAGTGCGCCCGCCTCACGTACCAGCCGTTCGGCCTCGGCGTCGATGCCGGCCGTCGTGGCCCCCGGCACCACCAGCCCTCGCAGCTCCTCGAGGATCCGGGCCACCAACTGGTTGGCCGCCCGAAGCTTCACGAGCTCCTCAGCCGACCGGCACGTGATCACCGTGCGCCTCCCTGGGCTACACCCATCGCCGATGCCAGCGCATCCTTCATCGCAGCAGCCACGGCGTCGGGCGACAGGTTGCCGTCAATCGTGAAGAGCGTCGGCCGGCCCTGGTAGTAGTTCACCAGCGGCGCCGTCCGGTTCTCGTAGATCTGCAGGCGATTGCGGACCACCTGCTCATCGTCATCGGCCCGCGTCACCAGCGCGCCGCCGCAGTTGGCGCAGACCCCGACGTCCGGCTTGGTCGGGTCCGCGTTGGTGCCGCACACACCGCAGATGCGTCGCGCGTGCAGCCGCCCGACCAGCACGTCGACCGGCACCACGATGTGCAACACGGTCAGCGGGGACCGTCCCCACATCATCTCGTCCAGCGCTTCGGCCTGTGCGACCGTCCGCGGGAAACCATCAAGGATAAACCCAAAAGCGACGTCTTGTCGAGAGAGACGTTCCCGGACGATGGCAATGGCCACCTCGTCGCTCACCAGATTGCCCTGATCGATGCGCGCGCGCGCCTCGAGTCCCAGCGCCGTACCGGCCGCCGCCGATTCCCGCAGGATGTCCCCGGTGGACACCTTCGGGACGTTGTAATGCCGCGCCAGCCGGGTGGCTTGCGTGCCCTTGCCCGCGCCTGGCGGGCCGAGCATCACCACATTGAGGCCAGGTCGAGCCAACGGACGGCCTACCCTCTCCGTCCACGGATGCGGGTCTTCTTCATGAACCCGTCGTAGTGCCGCATGATCAGCTGCGACTCGATCTGCTGCACGGTGTCCATGGCGACACCGACGACAATCAGCAGCGACGTCCCGCCGAAGAAGAACGTCACGCCGAGGCCGTTGGTGAACCAGCCTGGCAGTGCCGCGTCGAGCGATTCGCCGATGAACGGGATCGGCGCGACCTTGAAGCCGCTGATCAGGAACTCGGGCAACAGCGCCACCGCCGCCAGGTACAGCGCCCCGACCAGCGTGATCCTGGTCAGGATCAGGTCGATGTATTCGGCCGTCCGCTTGCCCGGGCGGATGCCCGGGACAAAGCCGCCGTACTTGCGCATGTTCTCGGCCACGTCATCGGGATTGAACACGATCGCGGTGTAGAAGTACGCAAAGAAGATGATCAGCGTCACGGTCAGCAGGTTGTAGAGCGGCATGCCCCACGTCAACTGCTGCGCGGCCCGCTGCACCCAGCTCTCGGGCGGGAACATCCCGGCGATCGTCGCCGGAAACGCCAGCAACGAGGACGCGAAGATCACCGGCATCACGCCGCCCGTGTTCACCTTCAACGGGAT includes:
- a CDS encoding ABC transporter permease translates to MAIRVGMLWEILVIAFDTLRANKLRSALTILGVVIGVMSIVAMTALITGFSDSLEGQIRAFGSNTVFVQKLGFQSFSSGRSFLELIKRPNLTNDDAKALGESPLVGEVGLQIGGGGPFAAIERMSFAGQATKRFAVIGATSNWGDMNFIPFMSGRFFGDFEVLNRRNVIVLGYSPAEAMFLTRGIDPLGKVIRVGRDSYTVVGVMDKRPAALGDANGFAVIPYTTYEKRYPTPRFRGIVFRPLTIVVSSAEGVNVDELRTEIESIMRARHRLKLGEENDFDTVTADFIVAFLRQFTKAVVLALFVISSIALMVGGIGVMAIMTISVTERTREIGVRKALGARRREILVQFLIEAVFLTMLGGLLGIALGAGIGYAVNVFAGFPVSLPLWSFALGVGFSATVGILFGMLPAVKASKLDPIEALRYE
- the fusA gene encoding elongation factor G — protein: MPTYAAASIRNVAVVGHNGSGKTQLISAVLFTAGATTRLGRVDDGTAPTDFDEEAIVRKHTLAATPAWLDWHGTKVNLVDTPGFGNFLSETGATLRVTDAALVVVDAVAGVEVQTERVWALANDERLAKFVVVNRLDRERASFVTALEDLHAAFGRSLVPVQLPYGEEKGFRGVIDLVAQRAYTYEGGTGRGKPVAIPESIAAEAKNAREALVELVAEADDDLMSRFFDEGTLSDDELVAGLRTAVRTGAVVPVFCASGAENIGTDRLLEALVHYTPSPVDRPLPAIEKSSGDAITTLADESGPTRVFVWKTVADPFAGRISLFRVVTGIVRNDSTLTNLTRGTQERIAHLMALQGKTQAQVTELHAGDLGAIAKLKDAQTGDTLSDRAADLTLPPIAFAAPLMSYALEPKSRGDEDKISTALHRLQEEDPTIRTDRDPRTHEQLISGQGQMHLEVTVAKLKRRFGVDVTLKLPRIPYLETITASTEAHGRHKKQTGGHGQFGDCKIRVEPLPRGADFQFEDDIFGGSIPRQYVPAVEKGIQEARTRGFLAGFPMVDFKATVFDGSFHPVDSNELAFKMAGSIAFRDAMTRARPVLLEPIMQVEVHAPNEFAGDLMGDLNGRRGRISGMEARGHATVIKAQVPMSEMLTYEQHLTSATGGRGSYHMAHSHYEEVPAHLQAKIVAAHKTEHGVEHSEA
- a CDS encoding CehA/McbA family metallohydrolase, producing the protein MKSRRLLLSSSLLCAGLYVVVAGQPSSPAPAASALRWFKGNTHTHTLNSDGDSSPDDVVRWYRDHKYNFLVLTDHNYLTSVDGLNALHGADDKFLVVKGEEVSSGFQSRPLHINALNPDRLVPPSREGSTVAAVLQNNVDAIRMAGGVPHINHPNFGWAITADDLAGLRNNKLFEVYNGHPMVNNAGGSGHPSLEQTWDTLLSRGILLFGLATDDAHEFKKLDDLSSSRPGMGWVMVRAEKLEAKAIVAAIERGDFYASTGVELAAYEATATAITLKVKPRLWGSQPSENMWAGYRITFIGKGGAVLQEVEGTDATYTVKGSEGYVRARITQSDGKAAWTQPVVVGR
- a CDS encoding PHP domain-containing protein: MSRRFLLLFSLLCAGLYAVVAGQPAPSAPAAGSLRWFKGNTHTHTLNSDGDSTPDEVVRWYRENRYNFVVLTDHNFLTDVTALNAVHGADEKFLVIKGEEVSSRFDSKPLHINGLDVSRRIEPLSGSSVADALQKNVDAIRAADGVPHINHPNFGWAITADELATVRNNRLFEIYNGHPRVNNLGGNGHPGLEEIWDTLLSRGVELYGIAVDDAHHFKRLGDLSSSRPGMGWVVVRAPRLEARAILAAMERGDFYASTGVELSDYRVADGTMTVSIDPVPTSGYRIRFIGKGGTVLEDVQGPTATYRIKGTEGYVRAKVIESNGKQAWMQPVMVGR
- the rplQ gene encoding 50S ribosomal protein L17 — translated: MRHGVAHRKLGRVTEHRIALLRNQAQALLRHERIETTLPKAKELRPYVERLISVAKRSLVAQGTDEEKRLRRMTAERLVARDVADKKVVTKLFDTLAPRFVERPGGYTRLLKLGHRRGDAAEVAQIELVGSEYDPNAGTADAEGAAEQPKGLRGRARAAVKKLQDEGAAEGDEKPKRARKSAKKDE
- a CDS encoding DNA-directed RNA polymerase subunit alpha is translated as MLWKGFQRPKRLDVDREGQTGRFGRFTAQPFERGWGTTIGNAMRRVLLSSIEGAAITAVKIEGVQHEFSPVEGVVEDATDIILNLKQVPFKLHGDEVKMLYVRIDKPGPVHARDIEVDQSVEVLDPDAHIATVSEGGKLYMELRLKNGRGYVSADRNFDEDLGIGWIPVDSVHSPVRKVNYLVESARVGQNTDYDKLTLEVSTSGAITPTEAIELAAQLLRDHLFIFGGDDDDDVVVGEGGDATPATLTEESNEHLDKSIEELELSVRSYNCLKNANIRTIRELVAKTENDLLKTKNFGRKSLNEIKEILQTMGLSLGMSVEQPAQ
- the rpsD gene encoding 30S ribosomal protein S4; translated protein: MARYIGPVCRLCRREGMKLFLKGERCYTEKCAIEKRNLPPGQHGKARKAKMLGYGLQLREKQKVKRTYGVLENQFRRYFEAADRQRGITGETLLQLLERRLDNAIYRLGFATSRPQARQLVKHGHFLVNGKKVDIPSYQLRQGDVVALRQSSEKNPAILHAIEEVKGRGIPEWLSLDAAASSGRVVSLPTREQINLPVQEQLIVELYSK
- the rpsK gene encoding 30S ribosomal protein S11; this encodes MADEKKSGAAGRKKVFKKRGEKKVVHSGVAHIQASFNNTLVTITDAEGNVVSWSSAGAIGFKGSRKGTPFAATQAAMNAGTAAKGVGMRSIEVRVKGPGAGRESAVRALSNVGLDVKTIRDVTPIPHNGCRPPKKRRV
- the rpsM gene encoding 30S ribosomal protein S13, translating into MARIAGVDLPRTKRVEIGLTYIFGIGRKRSGDILKASGVSPDVRVKDLTEEDVRAISKVIEEVGGVEGDLRKEVSLNIKRLMEIGCYRGLRHRRSLPVRGQRTKTNARTRKGPRKGAIAKKKTV
- the rpmJ gene encoding 50S ribosomal protein L36; the protein is MKVRASVKRICVKCKIVRRRGVVRVICDNQKHKQRQG
- the infA gene encoding translation initiation factor IF-1; translated protein: MAREDDGLRGTVIEQLPQALYRVSLDSGHVITAHGTGDIRRNFVRILVGDRVVVRVSPLDVTRGRIVERLR
- the map gene encoding type I methionyl aminopeptidase, which encodes MITCRSAEELVKLRAANQLVARILEELRGLVVPGATTAGIDAEAERLVREAGALPAFKGYRGFPATICASRNHEVVHGIPSGQALVEGDILSIDMGVKLDGYYGDSAVTVGVGAISAEAQRLLDVTDASLYRGIDAVRPGARVSDIGHAVQAYVEAQGFTVVREFVGHGIGTKLHEEPQIPNYGPAGRGPRLSEGMVLAIEPMVNAGRAAVRVLSDGWTAVTADGLLSAHFEHTVAVTAEGAEILTLRTAPAAVGER